Below is a genomic region from Pseudomonas frederiksbergensis.
AATGGCGACTTTCGCTGAAGCGGCTGTGGCCGATCGCCCGGCATGACGTTGCGTCTGGATTTGCTGCGCCACGGCGAAACCGAACTCGGGGGCGGGTTGCGTGGCAGCCTGGATGACGCTCTGACAGCCAAGGGTTGGGAGCAGATGCGCGCGGCGGTGATTGACCAAGGTCCATGGGATCGCCTGGTCAGCTCGCCGCTGCAACGTTGTGCGCGTTTTGCCGAGGAACTGGGCGAGCGGTTGGGCTTGCCGGTCGTGTTGGAGAAAGATCTGCAGGAGCTGCACTTCGGCGCCTGGGAAGGACAGAGTGCCGCTGCGTTGATGGAAACCGACGCCGAAGCGTTAGGGGCGTTTTGGGCTGATCCCTACGGATTCACGCCGCCCGAGGGTGAGCCGGTGAGCGCATTTTCCGCGCGGGTGCTGGCGGCCGTCGAGCGCTTGCATCAGGCCTGTGCAGGCGAGCGGGTGCTGCTGATCAGTCACGGTGGGGTCATGCGTTTGTTATTGGCCCGGGCGCGTGGATTACCGCGTGAACAGTTGCTCAACGTTGAAGTGGGTCATGGCGCGCTGTTTTCGTTGCGCGTCGAGGCTGATGCGGTGCTCAAGGAAGAGGGTTGAACATGCTGCCGTTCTGGATCGCCTTGCAGTTTCTCAGCAGCTTGCCGATTCGTCTGCCGGGCATGCCGGCGCCTCAGGAACTAGGGCGCTCGCTGCTGTTCTATCCGTTGGTGGGGCTGCTGTTTGGCGGGCTATTGTGGGTGCTGAACTGGCTGTTGCTCGGTACACCCGCGTTGCTGCACGCGGCGTTGCTGTTGAGTGTCTGGGTAGTGCTCAGCGGTGGCTTGCACCTCGACGGTCTGGCCGACAGCGCCGACGCCTGGCTCGGCGGTTTTGGCGATCGCGAACGCACATTGACTATCATGAAAGATCCGCGCAGTGGGCCGATCGCGGTGGTCACATTGATGTTGGTGCTGTTGCTCAAGTTCACGGCGTTACTGGCATTGATCGATCAGCATTCCACGGCCGGTTTGATCCTCGCACCGGTAATCGGTCGCAGTGCCTTGCTGGGG
It encodes:
- the cobC gene encoding alpha-ribazole phosphatase family protein codes for the protein MTLRLDLLRHGETELGGGLRGSLDDALTAKGWEQMRAAVIDQGPWDRLVSSPLQRCARFAEELGERLGLPVVLEKDLQELHFGAWEGQSAAALMETDAEALGAFWADPYGFTPPEGEPVSAFSARVLAAVERLHQACAGERVLLISHGGVMRLLLARARGLPREQLLNVEVGHGALFSLRVEADAVLKEEG
- a CDS encoding adenosylcobinamide-GDP ribazoletransferase translates to MLPFWIALQFLSSLPIRLPGMPAPQELGRSLLFYPLVGLLFGGLLWVLNWLLLGTPALLHAALLLSVWVVLSGGLHLDGLADSADAWLGGFGDRERTLTIMKDPRSGPIAVVTLMLVLLLKFTALLALIDQHSTAGLILAPVIGRSALLGLFLNTPYVRSGGLGQALADHLPRKTGLQVLLLGALACVLIGGWSGMVALVLAALMFFWLRQVMLRRLGGTTGDTAGALLELLEMAVLVGLALL